One stretch of Rhodoferax lithotrophicus DNA includes these proteins:
- a CDS encoding MBL fold metallo-hydrolase, with the protein MIKPNARASFSLKMWKHLATLLLLVAAHTTQAIEPIFKTVKVTDRVYALVGELTQRSPRNLGNNMTCGFILADDGVVVVDSGGSAEGAKAIVQAIRAVTDQPVRWVINTGGQDHRWFGNDYFQRVIGAKVIASEPGVLDMKARGLQQLEAARTNLATHFAGTVLAYPDVTFSKRHKLAVRGIHIELMESGGAHTQGDLLVWLPQEKLVFSGDVVFTDRLLGIMPGTGLKWITALTYLRDELHPATVIPGHGNVTTLEKAMKDSLGYLTLLRDGAARAFQNGAFDPVEASQQIDQSPYAYLENFSDTQFRSNNAIRMAEEVFAGMR; encoded by the coding sequence ATGATTAAGCCCAATGCGCGGGCATCTTTCAGCCTGAAGATGTGGAAACACCTCGCCACCCTTCTACTGCTGGTCGCCGCCCACACAACGCAGGCCATCGAGCCGATCTTCAAAACCGTGAAAGTCACCGACCGGGTCTATGCCCTGGTGGGGGAATTGACCCAGCGCTCGCCGCGTAATCTGGGCAACAACATGACCTGCGGCTTCATCCTTGCCGATGATGGCGTGGTCGTGGTGGATTCAGGTGGCTCAGCAGAAGGGGCCAAGGCGATTGTCCAGGCGATTCGTGCGGTCACAGACCAGCCGGTGCGCTGGGTCATCAATACCGGTGGACAAGATCACCGCTGGTTTGGCAATGATTATTTTCAGCGTGTGATTGGGGCCAAGGTGATTGCGTCCGAGCCCGGCGTGCTGGACATGAAAGCCCGTGGGCTCCAGCAATTGGAAGCCGCCCGTACCAACCTGGCCACACATTTTGCGGGCACCGTGCTGGCCTACCCGGATGTCACGTTCAGCAAACGCCACAAACTGGCCGTACGTGGCATCCACATTGAGTTGATGGAATCCGGTGGAGCCCACACCCAAGGCGACCTGTTGGTGTGGTTGCCCCAAGAAAAACTGGTGTTCTCGGGCGACGTGGTGTTCACTGACCGCCTGCTTGGCATCATGCCCGGTACGGGTTTGAAATGGATCACCGCCCTGACCTATCTGCGTGATGAATTACACCCCGCAACCGTCATCCCTGGGCACGGCAACGTAACCACACTGGAGAAAGCCATGAAAGACAGCCTGGGTTACCTGACCCTGCTGCGCGATGGTGCTGCACGGGCATTTCAAAATGGGGCCTTTGACCCGGTAGAGGCTTCGCAGCAGATTGACCAATCACCCTATGCGTACCTGGAGAACTTTAGCGATACCCAGTTTCGCAGCAACAACGCCATTCGCATGGCCGAAGAAGTGTTTGCGGGCATGCGCTGA
- a CDS encoding S24 family peptidase — translation MQTPSAHTTTLPTGAETHSQPVANNMALPDCAGGESFALMVHGQSMVPEFQEGEIILIEPEGLAKEGAYVLAWHQDEWTFRQLLRNTEGWLLHALNPAFADEKLADLSAIKGVIIQKALPGRRRASKFYV, via the coding sequence ATGCAAACACCTTCAGCACACACCACAACATTACCCACCGGGGCAGAAACCCATTCGCAGCCGGTTGCCAACAACATGGCTCTGCCCGATTGCGCTGGTGGCGAGTCTTTTGCCCTGATGGTGCACGGCCAAAGCATGGTGCCCGAGTTTCAGGAAGGTGAGATCATTCTGATCGAACCCGAAGGCCTGGCCAAAGAGGGCGCGTATGTGCTGGCCTGGCACCAGGACGAATGGACGTTCAGGCAACTTTTGCGCAACACTGAGGGCTGGTTGCTGCACGCCCTGAACCCGGCGTTTGCCGATGAAAAGCTGGCTGATTTATCGGCCATCAAAGGGGTCATCATCCAGAAAGCCTTGCCGGGCAGACGACGCGCTTCCAAGTTTTATGTCTGA